In Hymenobacter sp. 5317J-9, the sequence CGGGCCTGGCGCCGGAGTTGCTGCTGAACCGGCTGAGCTTCTCGCACTTTCTGGAACTGCTGGCCCTGGACCGGCCGCTGCAGCGCGCGTTTTACGAGGTGCACGCGGTGAAAAACAGCTGGTCGGTGCGGGAGTTGAAGCGGGCCATTGAGTCCGCGCTGTACGAGCGCACGGGGCTCTCGACCGACAAGGCCGCGGTGCTGGCCGGCCACGCCGGCGCGCAGCCGCTGGCGGTGGTCGACGTGGTGAAAAACCCCTACGTGCTGGAATTCCTGGGGCTGGAGGAGCGGGCCCGTTACAGCGAGAGCGACTTGGAAGCGGCGATTATTGCGCACCTGCAGACGTTTCTGGTGGAGCTGGGGCGGGGCTTCTGCTTCGAGGCGAGGCAGAAGCGCATTACGTTTGACAACGCGCACTACTTCATCGACCTGGTCTTCTACCACCGCATCCTGAAGTGCCACGTGCTGGTGGACCTGAAGATTGGCGCGTTCAGCCACGCCGACGCGGGGCAGATGAACGTGTACCTGAACTACTACCGCGAGCAGGAGATGACCGAAGGCGACAACCCGCCGGTGGGGCTGATTCTGTGCGCGCAGAAGAACGACACGCTCGTGCGCTACGCGACCACGGGCCTGGCCGAGCAACTCTTCGTCAGCAAGTACCAGGTAAACCTGCCGTCGGAAGCGGAGCTGCAGCAGTTGGTGCGGGAAGAGCAAGAACGCTTGCGCAACAACTGAAATTACCCTTTGCGTGGACGATGGCTCGAATTGCTAAATGCTCAGCAGGCGCGGGTTTAGTCTACATTGGGGTACCAATCCCCTGCAAACAGCCAGCAGGCAACGAGCAACACCCACACGACCCACAGATGGCGGGCTGATGGCTTCCGGAGTGCCGCATACAAAACCGGCAGTGCTAGCAACAGGACGGAGGTACGCGCGACAGCCCAGGCAATGCGCAGACGAGGAACGTCACTGGTAGGCTCCAGCACCATTCCGTTGGCTGGGTCGGTGGCCCGGCCAGGCGGGTAGTGCCAGAGTACGAAGCCGACCAACACGACCGTACTCAACAGCAGGTAAAGAAGGGTTTGGCGGTTATCTCTTTCTATCACCCTTGCAAAGTAGCGACTCTAAATCCTCGTTATGCCTAGGGCCCGCGGAAAAGTGCCCAATCCGGCGTCGAACGCGGGCCCGCGCGTTAAACGAGCGGGGCGAAAGGACTTTCTCGTACTTACTAGGAGCAACTCGTACTTACTAGGAGCATCTCGTACTTTCCAGGAGCATTGCATCGGTGCCAAGCGCCTCTCGTACTTTCTAGGGTTTCTCGTACTTACTAGGGGTTGCTCGTACTTACTAGGGGTTTCTAGGACTTTCGCCAAGTCCTAGAAACTCCTAGAAAGTACTTTCGCCCCGCGGCCGGCAACCGCACGGGGCGAGCGGCGGGGGCCCGCTTCCAGCGCCACTCGCCCCGACGGGCGACGGGAATTCATGGCAGGGGCAACCGGCGAAAGCACCGTTAAAGTGAACATGGATTGTGTGCAGACTAACGCCCGCCTGGGGGGCGCCCGCGCCGTCGCCCCAACCTAGCGTTTGAGCAGCGGCAAGGGAGGCTCCTGGTCCAGTTGCAGCCAGTACCGGCCGGGGGCCACGGCCGAGAGGTCGACGGGCTGGCCGCGGCGGTAGGCCTGGGCCAGCACCGCGCGGCCCGCCGCGTCGCGCAGGCGCAACGTCCCGGCGGCGGCTCCCCCGGCGACGGTGAGCGCGCCGGCCACCGGGTTGGGGTAAAAGCTGGCGCGGGCGCTCGCCGCGGCCCGGGTGCCCAGGGGCCCGCCGCTGGCGCCGGAAAACACCCACGTGGCCCCGACGGGCCCGCCGGCGGAGGGAGAACTGTCGCGGACGGCGCCCGCGGCCAACGTCGCGCCGTCGGCGGACAAGGCCACGGCGCCGCCAAAGGTTGCGCCCAGGTTCCACGGACCGGCGCCGAAGGGCACCAGGCCGGTCCCGTAGAGCTTGGGCCCGGGCTGGGCCCACCCCGCGCCCTGGCGGACAAACACCCACGCGCCCCCCCGTTGCGGCTGTCGGCCGGGCCGCCGGCGGCCAGCACCCGGCCGTCGGCGGACACGGCCACGGCCCGGCCCAGGTCCACCGCCAAGGGCCCGGGCACGACGCCCCGGCTGCCGTCGCGGCAGACGAGCTTGGGGGCCGGCTGGGCCCACGCGGCACCGGTGCGCGCGAACACCCACACGGCTCCGAACCGGCCGTCGTCGGCCGGGCCGCCCACGGCCAAGGTGTGGCCGTCGGCCGACAAGGCCACGGACGTGCCTTGGGCGGCGGGGCCGCTGGCCCCGGTGCCCACCAGTTTGGGCCCCTGCTGAGTCCACCCCAGGGCGTGGCGCGTGAACACCCACACGGCCCCGCTCCCGGCGTCGGCCGGTCCGCCCACGGCCAAGGTGCGGCCGTCGGCCGACAAGGCCACGGACGTGCCTTGCGCGGCGCCCGCCGTTCCGGTCCCGACGAGTTTCGTACCAAGGGGCGCCCACGCGGTGCCGGTGCGCGTGAACACCCACGCGGCGCCGGCCCCGTTGTCGGACCGGGGGGCGCCCACGGCCAAGGTGTGGCCGTCGGCGGACAGGGCGACGGCTTCGCCCTGGCTGACCACCGGCCCGCCGGCGCCGCTGGCGACCAGTTTGGGCCCCTGCTGGGCCCAGCCGGGGCCGGTGCGCGTGAACACCCACACGGCCCCGGCCCCGCTGTCGGCCGGTCCGCCCACGGCCAAGGTGCGGCCGTCGGCCGACAAGGCCACGGACGCGCCTTGCGCGGCGGCCCCCGCGGCCCCGGCCCCAATCAGCTTGCCCCCCTGCTGGGACCACGCCGTGCCGGTGCGGGCGAACACCCACACGGCCCCGCTCCCGGCGGCGTCGGCCGGACTGCCGACGGCCAAGGTATTGCCGTCGGCCGAGAGGGCCAACGCCCGGCCTTGGTCGGCAGCGGTGACCACCCCGGTCCCGACCAGCTTGGGGCCCTGCTGGGTTTGGACCAGGGCCGTGGGCATGACGGCAAACGTCCCGGCCGTCGCGGCGGCGCCGCCGCGGACGGTGAGGGGACCGGTCGCGGCCCCGGGCAGGACCAGCAGGCGCAACGTGGTGGGCGCTTGGTCCAGAATCAGGCAGCCGGTGCCGCTCAAGTCGGCGGCGGTGACCGTTTCCAGGGCCGTGCCGGTGAGCGTGACCACCGTGCCCACCGGGCCGGCGGCGGGGGAAAAGGCGGCGATGGTTTGGGCGCCCGCGGCGGCGGGCAGCGCGGCCAGCAGCAGGCAAAGCGCGGAGGAGAACCGGGGCATGGGACGCGGGGCTACGGGGAAGAAACGGGCGGGGCCACCCGTTGCCGGCGAGGCAACGGGCAACGACGCCGCGCAAACGAACAGCTCACGAAAGGTAAGCGCCCCGCGTCGCAAAATCTGCAACTTGTTTATTTTTTTCTGCATTATACCCGGACAGGCAGCCCGCTTTTCCTGCAACGGAGGGCGTGGTGTGCCCCAGCCGTAAACGCTCCTTATTTTGCACAACGCGCGTTCAACGTAGTACCGTTTTCGTGAACCAGACCGATAATAGTCAGGCTGGCCGACATGCTCGGCGGCTACCTTTGGATATATCCTTGCTCCGCCCCATGGAAACCGCTCAACCGCCAACGAACGACATCTTGGCGTCTAATCTGCTGTTTGGCAGCCTTGCCCTCACCGTGACGCTTGCGCTAATTCGTCACCTCCTGATGCCCACTAGCAATCAGGCATCGAACGCGCTGTTTGCCGGCGGGCTGGCGGTCGTCGCCCTGCTCTACAGCGGGCTCTTCTACGCCATCCGGCGCGGGCATTATTGGGCGAAGGTGATGCTGCTCATGCTGTTCGTGCTGGCGTTGCTGGGTAGTTTGATTAGTTACCGCACCACGTTCTCGGCGAAGAACATGGACCTCTTAAATGTGGTCAGTACTCTCATCCACTACGGGACCCGCGTTGGTGCACTGTTCCTGCTGTTTAAAAAGCCCCGGGCGCAGTTGAACTAGCGGCGGGTCTTCTTTTTTCGCCGTTTGTGGCTGCCTTTGCGACCCTTTGGCTGAACCCAAGCACAGACCACTAGTAACTGAAACAGGGCTGTAGATTTATGCGCCTGTATGTTCCATGGGTGATTGGTATATGAGAATTAAGCCGCTTGGGATTGGCCTACTATGGCTGCTATCTGCCTGTGCGCCGAACCAGGGCTGTGACATTCCCCCGGGCGGCAAGTTCTCGGGAAAGGGCTTGTTGGTCGTTCAAAGGGGGCAAGGGCAGGATGGCTCGTTTGACATGAAGTTCTTTCCCGTGTGCCACTTGGACACAACCAACCTGCTCGCCTCGTTACGCCAAGCGGGGACTGGATTGGCCTTTTACACGAATCGGTGGTATTGGGTCATTGGGCCAACTACTTACGGGCAAATCCGAAGCCCTTTTAAGGAAAAGATGCTCGTTCTTACGGCCCCGGGCCCCGTACCCAAGCATGTTCATTGCGCGGACTGCGGGTTGAATGACATCTTCGTCGTTCCCGTTCACATCACCTTCGCAGATACCTTGACAGAGTCATCCCCCAGCCAGAAGGCGTATGAGTATCTGTTCAAGTCTAAAGAGGCAACCATCCCGCTGCACTTGCGAGGGACTGGGCGCATTCACATAGACGAGATTTCTCCATTATAGATAACCCTCCTTTTGCTACTCGGACCGTTTTCTTAACCGTTTTTGGAGGCCGCTTTTTACTTCACTTGCTCCCTGCATCTTTGCCAGGGCGCTAAACGGGAATTTTATGACACCGCTAGAAGAGGCATTTATCGGGCGGGCCTTTAAGCTGGTGGTGGAATAAGCGGCAACTAGCTTGCACACCTAGGTCAAACAGCCGTTGTTCCGCCCGGGAAAGCGGTTGTTTTGTTGTTCGGGGTCGCCTGAAAAGCCGCGTCTTCCTGTCGGGCTGCCGCGTCGGTTTCGGCCGTAGCTTTGGTTCCCTATTATTTCCTACGGAATCTATTGGCCGCCGCTTCGCAAGAGAAGGGGGTGGTTGCTTTCGCTCATTCTTATTCCAACGCCATGCGCTTCTCTACTTTCTGTGCTGCCCCCGCCGCTTGGCTGGGCGGCTTGCTCACCCTGCTGGCCTTGCTGCTGCCCGGCGCGGCCCGGTCCCAGGCCCCCATCGTGACGGTGACGCCCGCCGGCCCGCTCACCCTCTGCCCCGGCAGCACCCTGACGCTCACGGCCACCATCCCGGGCTTCAACGGGGCCGGCAGCGGGGCCAACTCCATCGTGCGGGCGGTGGTGGTGCAGCCCGACGGCAAGGTGCTGGTGGGCGGCGACTTCACGGCCTACAACGGGGCGGCCTCCCCCCGCGGCGTGCTGCGCCTCAACCCCGACGGCTCGCTCGACAACACCTTCAATCCCGGCGGGGCGGGCGTGGATGGGGCGGTGTACGCGCTGGCCCTGCAGCCCGATGGCAAGGTGCTCGTCGGGGGCTTCTTCGTGAGCTACAACGGGGCTTCGTCCCCCGACTACCTGCTACGGCTCAATGCCAACGGCAGCCTCGACACGAGCTTCAACCCCGGCGGGGCCGGGGCCAGCAGCGCCGTGTATGCGCTGGCCGTGCAGCCCGATGGCAGTGTGCTGGTGGGCGGCGGCTTCACGGCCTACAACACCAACCCCGCCGCCCCGGACTACGTGATGCGTCTTCGGTCCACTGGCTTGCTCGACACGAGCTTCAACCCCGTGGGCGCGGGCGGCACCAACGGCGTGGTGAATGCGCTGGCGCTGCAGCCCGACGGCAAGGTGCTCGTCGGGGCCTGTTTAACAACTACAACGGCGGCTTCGTCCCCAACGACGTGATGCGCCTCACCTCCGGCGGCGACGTGGACACGGGCTTCAACCCCGGCGGCATCGGGGCCAACGGCGCGGTGAGCGCGCTGGCGCTGCAGCCCGACGGCAAAGTGCTGGTCGGGGGCCAGTTCACGGGCTACAACGGCAGCACGGCCGCCCCGGACCGGGTGCTGCGCCTCAACGCCACCGGCTCGCTCGACGCGGGTTTCAACGCCGGCGGCAGCGGGCCCAACGGCCTGGTGTTTGCGCTGGCGCTGCAGCCCGACGGCAAGGTGCTGGTGGGCGGCGGCTTCACCACCTACAACGGAACGGCCGCGACGGCCTACCTCCTGCGCCTCAGCGCCAGCGGCACGCCCGACGCGGCCTTCAACGCCGGCGGCAGCGGGGCCAACAATTACGTGCGGGCGGTGGCCGTGCAGCCCGACGGCAAGGTGCTGGCCGGCGGCGAGTTCACGGCCTACAACGGCAACCTGGCGGCCCCCGACGCCTTGCTGCGGCTCAACCCCGATGGCGGCCTCAACGACGGGACGCAGACCGGGCTGGCCTACACCTGGAACAACGGCGCCACCGGCCCCAGTATCGTGGTGAGCCAGCCGGGCGACTACGTGGCCACCGCCAACGGCACGGCCTTCAGCAACGTGGTGCGCGTGAACGCCCCGCCCGCCGTGGCCGTGCAGCTCACGCCCGCCGGCCCGCTGGCCCTGCCCGCCGGCGGCAGCGCCACGCTCACGGCCTCGGCCACCCGCCCGGGCTTCAATGTGCAGGGCAGCGGCTTCGGCGGCCCCGTGTACGCGGTGGCCCTGCAGCCCGACGGCAAGGTGCTCGTCGGGGGCGACTTCACGGCCTATAACGGCAACGCCGCGGCCCCGGACAACGTGCTGCGCCTCAACGCCGACGGCTCGCTCGACGCTTCTTTCAATGGCGGCGGGGCCGGGGCCAACGGCATCGTGCGCGCGGTGGCGACGACGCCCGACGGCAAGGTGGTCATCGGGGGCATCTTCACCGGCTACAATGGCAACGCCGCTGCCCCCGACCGGGTGCTGCGGCTTAACGCCGACGGCTCGCTTGATGCCTCTTTCAATAGCGGCGGGAGTGGCACCGACGACTACGTGTACGCGTTGGCGGTGCAGCCGAACGGCAAGGTGCTGGTGGGCGGCAGCTACTCAACCTTCAACGGCAGCACGGCCGCCCCGCGCCGGGTGCTGCGCCTCAACGCCAACGGCTCGCTCGATGCTTCCTTCAACCCCGGCGGGAGTGGCGCCGACGGCATCGTGTGGTCGCTGGCGCTGCAGCCCGACGGCAAGGTGCTGGTGGGGGGCACCTCCGCGTCCTACAACGGCAACGCCAACACCCCGCACTTCGTGATGCGCCTGACGGCCGAAGGCGCGCTCGACCAGAGCTTCAACGCCGGCGGGGCCGGGACCAGCAGCGTGGTGTACGCGCTGGCGGTGCAGCCCGACGGCAAGGTACTGGCCGGCGGCACCTTCACCGCTTACAACGGCAACCTGGCGGCGCCGGACCAAATTCTGCGCCTCAACGCCGATGGCTCGCTCGACGCCGGCTTCAATGCCGGCGGAACCGGGGCCAACAGCTACCTGCTGGCCGTGGCGGTGCAGCCCGATGGCAAGGTGCTCATCGGGGGCAACTTCAGCGCCTACAACGGCGACTTTGCCGCCCCGGACCGGGTGCTCCGCCTCAACGCCGACGGTACCCTCGACAACACCTTCAACAACGGCGGGGCCGGGGCCAACAACCTGGTGCACGCGCTGGCGTTGCAGGGCAACGGCCAGCTGGTTATCGGGGCTTATTCAATGCCTACAACGGCAATGCCGCGGCCCCGGATTTCGTGCTGCGCCTCAACGCCGACGGCAGCCCCAACGACGCGGCCACGGCCCTGCCGGGCGCCGCCTTCGTCTTCAGCCCCGGCAACACCGCCGGCCCCAGCCGCCTCGTGGCTACGAGCGGCACCTACACGGCCACGGCCACCGACCCGGCCACTGGCTGCGCCTCCACGTCCAACGCCGTGACGGTGACCGTGGTCCTGGCCACCGCCACCGGCCGGGCCGCTCAGCCCGTGCTGCTGTACCCCAACCCGACCCACGGCGGCGCGGCCACCCTCACGGGCGCCGCGCCCGGCGCGCGGGTGACGGTGTTTGACGCCTTGGGCCGGCAGGTGCTGGCCGCCACCGCGGATGCCTCGGGAACGGCAGCACTGGTTCTGTCCGCCGGGCAGACCGCCGGCGTGTATGTGGTGCGCGCTGGCCCCCGCGCCGTGCGCCTCACGGTGGAATAAGGCCGGCCGGTTGCCCGCCCCTAAACAGTCCAGTTCGGAAACCAGAAGGCCACAAGACCCGCTCCCCCTGGGAGCGGGTCTTGTGGCCTTCTGCGGTAGTGGGCATGTGCCTGCCGTGTAGTTTGGCTGCTGCGAAAAGCAATGTTAACTCAAAGCAAACGCTCGTGGTCGTTGCAGAACAGGCTAAACGGCCAAGAAACTGCGTAGGCAAGCCCCTAACCGCGTGTAAAAAGGGCATTTTTAGCTTGAATTGGCTCATAGAGCCATCCATTGGAGTTGACGCACCGAGTTCTGCAACAGCCACGACCGTGGCTGTTGCAGAACTCGGTGCGTCTCGCAACCAGGTGAGCGAGCGATGAAACGTGCGTAAAAGGCCCGTCTGAGTGCTTCCCCCGTGCGTTGAGTCGCCTATCTGTCTCGTTCAACGGGGCCGCGCGGGGTTCTGCAACAGCCACGACCCTTTCACTAAACTTCCCAGAGGTCTTTACTCTGCCGCTGCTGCTAAGGGTGCTACTTCGTTGTTTTCCGTGAAAACGACAAACCCCGTCACAACCATATCCGCCTCGCCAGCCCCTTTCTTTAGCAGGTAGGTGTGCGCGATCTTCACCCCAACCCTTGCCGTATCGCTTGTGGGGTTACCGGGGAGGTCAGACTTTCTGAACGGCACGGGCGGGCCAAAAGACACGGCTTGGTAGACACTTGGGTCTGTGAGCTGCGCCTTTACATACTCAGCAATACGTTGTTCTGCAGAGCTCTGGGAGTGGCAAGAAACCGCCAGCAGCGCCGCGAGGGCCATCAGTAGAGTTTTCATGGCCCAAGCTACAACCCGCCGCCAGCTAGGTGCAAGCGTCGCCTTTGCAGCCAATCAAACTTGTCTATGGAAAGGTGCACTTTGAGCGCGCTTTTGTCTTTCGGACCGTTTAAGTGAACAGTTGCGGGCTCAGTAATTATAAAACAATGTATGTTTTCGCGCCTATCGTTGCCGTGTTGGGGATGTGGTAAGTGGTGGTGTCGCCCGAGAATTGAGTGGGGCCTGAGGCGCGCAGAACCGCGAGGGAGCTTTTCGAACAATGACAAAGTGGCTTTGACACACAGAGCATATTTGAATGAACCGCTTGTTCTGTCGTTTTGAATTTCTCGCTACCACTTGCCGGAGGTGCGTGAATATTTCTAGTCACCGCAAACCACTGAAACGCCCCGATACCATGAGTCGGAGCGTTTCGGTGAGTGCACCAAGCGTTGCCGGTTATTCCATTGTAAGTCGAACGGCGTGGGTACCACTCCGCACCACGTACACGCCGCTGGGTAATCCCTTAGGCAAGGCCAGAACAGCCGTACCGGTGGCGTCGGCCCGGCTACTAGCTACCTCTCGGCCCACTGCGTCAAAGACCGTCACCACCGCGCCGGGCACCGCTCCCGTGAGCGTGGTTTCCGCGCGGGCTGGGTTGGGGTACACAGCCATGCCAGCCGCGGCGCCTTTCAAGGTTACGGTTCGTACCGACGAGTAGCTCGCCGAGCCGTCCGTGTCGACTTGTCGCAAACGGTAATACAGGGTAACAACAGCGGTAGGTAGGCGGTTATCCAGCAAAACGTAGTGCCGAGCGGACGTGCTGGTGCCGGCCGCGGCTATCGTGCCGACAGCGGCAAACTGATGGCCGTCCGCGCTTCGCTCCACGTCGAACGTGGCGCTATTCTTTTCCGTGGCCGTGGCCCAGACCAAGCGCACCACGGCCGGGCTTTCAGCCCTGGCGGTGAAGCTGGTCAATTCTACGGGCAGCGGATTGGTTACATTGCCCAGCGTCCAGACCCCGAAGTCGGCAATGCCCGTCTGGGT encodes:
- a CDS encoding PDDEXK nuclease domain-containing protein translates to MEETTLSRLAEQIGQLHAQTQRAAAQQINYWLTVRNWLIGWHIAEYEQRGSDRAAYGERLLPELARRLHGVKGLAERRLYQCREFYRAYPRMLQTVSAELHRTGFGDASTPFPSAAPVPAGDSQPLPGLAPELLLNRLSFSHFLELLALDRPLQRAFYEVHAVKNSWSVRELKRAIESALYERTGLSTDKAAVLAGHAGAQPLAVVDVVKNPYVLEFLGLEERARYSESDLEAAIIAHLQTFLVELGRGFCFEARQKRITFDNAHYFIDLVFYHRILKCHVLVDLKIGAFSHADAGQMNVYLNYYREQEMTEGDNPPVGLILCAQKNDTLVRYATTGLAEQLFVSKYQVNLPSEAELQQLVREEQERLRNN
- a CDS encoding T9SS type A sorting domain-containing protein; the protein is MFSGASGGPLGTRAAASARASFYPNPVAGALTVAGGAAAGTLRLRDAAGRAVLAQAYRRGQPVDLSAVAPGRYWLQLDQEPPLPLLKR
- a CDS encoding T9SS type A sorting domain-containing protein, which encodes MATSGTYTATATDPATGCASTSNAVTVTVVLATATGRAAQPVLLYPNPTHGGAATLTGAAPGARVTVFDALGRQVLAATADASGTAALVLSAGQTAGVYVVRAGPRAVRLTVE
- a CDS encoding delta-60 repeat domain-containing protein; translated protein: MRFSTFCAAPAAWLGGLLTLLALLLPGAARSQAPIVTVTPAGPLTLCPGSTLTLTATIPGFNGAGSGANSIVRAVVVQPDGKVLVGGDFTAYNGAASPRGVLRLNPDGSLDNTFNPGGAGVDGAVYALALQPDGKVLVGGFFVSYNGASSPDYLLRLNANGSLDTSFNPGGAGASSAVYALAVQPDGSVLVGGGFTAYNTNPAAPDYVMRLRSTGLLDTSFNPVGAGGTNGVVNALALQPDGKVLVGACLTTTTAASSPTT